The Candidatus Micrarchaeota archaeon genome contains the following window.
AAAGCAACCGTTACCGGCGATACGGTTGGTGACCCGTTCAAGGATTGCAGCGGTCCGTCCCTGAACATCCTGATAAAGTTGATGTCCATCATTTCAATACTCCTGGCCATGGCGATCTTCCACTAAAATTTATAAAGAAGTTTGTACAAATACCTGCAAAACAGTTTTAATGTTTAAAGGGCCCGTGGTCTAGTGGTTATGACGTCCGCCTCACACGCGGGAGGTCCCCGGTTCGAATCCGGGCGGGCCCATTGTTAGAGGTGGTATGAATGTTCAACCTGCTCCATGTGAAGGATAAGGTGAGGGTGCCGCCTAGATATTTTTCTATGCGGTTGGAAGATGCATTAACCGAGTTACTCAGCGAGAAGTACGAGAGAGTGGTGGATAAGGAGATAGGTGTAGTACTTTCCATCCATAATGTGGAACCGAAAAGTGAGGGTATAATCATACCCGGGGACCCTTCTGCATATTTCGATGTAGAATTCGACGCCCTCGTGTTCAAGCCCGTGGTCAACGAAGTGGTAAGAACAGAGGTTACCGAAGTCGTGGAATTCGGTGCTTTCCTTTGGCTGGGTCCTGTTGACGGGTTGGTCCATCTCTCTCAGATAACGAACGATTTTCTGACTTACAACCGCAGGATACCTGCATTGATAGGTAAGGATACGAAACGGACACTCAAGAAAGGGGACACCGTGCTTGCCAAGATCTCTACTGTGAGCATGAGCGGTACGATCAAGGATGTGAAGATAGGACTGACAATGCGTCCTTTAGGGTTGGGTAAGGAGGAATGGGTAGTCCAGGAACTTAAGAAGAGAGAGAAAGAAAAAACCGCTGAGAAGCAGAAGAAGAAAAAGAAGTGAGCGAAATATGTTCAGGTGGTTTGTATGAAGGCGTGTAAGGATTGCCATTACCTTTTCGAGGAAGGGGACAAATGTCCTGCCTGCGGCTCTGAAAACATCTCTGAAAAGTTTACCGGATTGATCATCGTTCTTGATCCGGAACGGTCGGAAGTTGCAAAAAAGATAGGTGCGAAAACGCCCGGAAGATATGCAGTGAAAGTTAGATGATGCGTTTTGTCTATGAAAACCCGGCAGTTATTGTTGATGATGCGTTGGTTATTACCGATTTACATATAGGACGCGATGTCGAATCCATTCCGTACGGTGATGAAATCATCGATATGGCCGACTATTATCTGGAAAGGATCCTTGAGATCAGGGATGACACGAGAGAACTCATCATATTGGGAGATGTAAAAGAACCACTGTTTACTGTTCCCAATCAGGTATTCGATTTTTTCAGTAGGGTTAAGAAAGAGTTCGACCGTGTTGTGGTAGTCAAAGGAAACCATGACCACGGGATCGATAAGATACCGGATATAACCGTT
Protein-coding sequences here:
- a CDS encoding DNA-directed RNA polymerase, whose protein sequence is MFNLLHVKDKVRVPPRYFSMRLEDALTELLSEKYERVVDKEIGVVLSIHNVEPKSEGIIIPGDPSAYFDVEFDALVFKPVVNEVVRTEVTEVVEFGAFLWLGPVDGLVHLSQITNDFLTYNRRIPALIGKDTKRTLKKGDTVLAKISTVSMSGTIKDVKIGLTMRPLGLGKEEWVVQELKKREKEKTAEKQKKKKK
- a CDS encoding DNA-directed RNA polymerase, subunit E'' yields the protein MKACKDCHYLFEEGDKCPACGSENISEKFTGLIIVLDPERSEVAKKIGAKTPGRYAVKVR